GCAGAATCAACAACTGAAAATTTAGAAAATCAATTAGTAGCTTGGAAAGAATTGTATTACAACACCAATTTTAGTACAATTAGTAAAGCGAATATAGAAATGGTAGCAATTCCAGGAAATCATGAAATGTTGTATTGGCATGACTATAATGTACCACATCATGATGAATGGCCTTTAAAAGGAGCTACACAAATTTGGATGAAGCATATGGCAGAATATATGCCAAAAGATAGAGATTATGTTATGGGAAAAGATAGTATAAACAATCAAATGACTTTTGCTTTTAAACGAAAGAATATAGGCTTTGTATTGATGAATACAGATACTTATAATACACCTACTACTGAAAACCCATATGGATTGGAAGGACAAATACCTACCAATTGGATAATTAATAAGGTTGAAGAGTATAGAAAAGATCCATTAATAGATCATGTTTTTGTCTTAGGACATAAACCTTATTATGTAAGTGGTAAACCAGAAACAGGACATGCTGGTTTTCCAGAAGGTCCAGTATTATGGCCCAAGTTAGTTGAGAATAAGGTAGTAGCAATGTTATCTGCTCATTTGCATGATTACCAGAGAATGCAACCGGGAGGAGAAGGAACCTATCAAGTAATTGCAGGGAATAGTGGAAGCCCTGGGTCTGCAAAGTTTTTCGGGTACTCTAAAATAGATATTTTGAGTTCAGGAGAA
The sequence above is a segment of the Tenacibaculum sp. 190130A14a genome. Coding sequences within it:
- a CDS encoding metallophosphoesterase family protein, whose protein sequence is MNKSIVLILLAILTIGCKSKEKENVKSTSEKKEIVEKKKDSVIFSFTFLGCNRVDRHQVGDTTATNASTANLSAMKRIWTEIADLKRKPDLFFFLGDMVLAESTTENLENQLVAWKELYYNTNFSTISKANIEMVAIPGNHEMLYWHDYNVPHHDEWPLKGATQIWMKHMAEYMPKDRDYVMGKDSINNQMTFAFKRKNIGFVLMNTDTYNTPTTENPYGLEGQIPTNWIINKVEEYRKDPLIDHVFVLGHKPYYVSGKPETGHAGFPEGPVLWPKLVENKVVAMLSAHLHDYQRMQPGGEGTYQVIAGNSGSPGSAKFFGYSKIDILSSGEVKLTSMGYDVGNPYYKAVPDNPSTVRDQTTLTWSKNKNPYLNN